One window from the genome of Mycolicibacterium gadium encodes:
- a CDS encoding UbiX family flavin prenyltransferase, with protein sequence MKRVIVAITGASGAAYGVRALELLRDVPDVEAHLILTSSAHRTIEHETKRTPDAVRALADHLYSPRDIGAAIASGSFITAGMLVAPCSVKTLSGIAHCYDENLVVRAADVCLKERRRVVLLLRETPLHAGHIELMAQATRNGAIIMPPVPAFYALPTTIDDIVNQTVARALELLDVSVPGLKRWRGTDATSGSNGRLTQSADGSRG encoded by the coding sequence GTGAAGCGAGTAATTGTCGCGATAACCGGTGCGTCGGGCGCCGCGTACGGAGTGCGCGCGCTGGAGCTGTTGCGCGACGTTCCGGATGTAGAGGCGCACCTCATTCTGACGAGCTCGGCGCACCGCACGATCGAACACGAGACCAAGCGGACACCGGATGCGGTCCGCGCCCTCGCCGACCACCTCTACAGCCCGCGCGATATCGGCGCTGCGATCGCCTCAGGCTCGTTCATCACCGCGGGGATGCTGGTGGCGCCGTGCTCGGTGAAGACGTTGAGCGGCATCGCGCATTGCTACGACGAGAACCTGGTCGTCCGCGCGGCGGATGTGTGCCTCAAAGAGCGACGGCGCGTCGTCTTGCTGCTGCGCGAGACGCCATTGCACGCCGGCCATATCGAGCTGATGGCCCAGGCCACCCGCAACGGCGCGATCATCATGCCGCCCGTCCCGGCGTTCTACGCCCTGCCGACCACGATCGACGACATCGTCAACCAGACGGTGGCACGCGCGCTCGAACTGTTGGACGTCTCGGTGCCCGGATTGAAACGGTGGCGCGGCACCGACGCTACGTCGGGAAGCAACGGTCGGCTCACGCAAAGTGCTGACGGGTCTCGTGGATAG
- a CDS encoding TIGR02444 family protein, translating into MAVASKYNKYRVPPPAARVTLRGFALAVHDKPGVADACVSLQDRFDADVNILLCAAYLGAVRGRSVSSDEVAAARGRIDAWHRDVVRPLRAARRLLKTGPPPAPNPQTDEVRREVAKAELDAELVELDVLGDWAAGFGDSSSAGTRSELARTAMEVALRSYSNAVLSEDDRNALAVIADTAARCDEVAS; encoded by the coding sequence GTGGCGGTCGCTAGCAAATACAACAAGTACCGTGTTCCGCCGCCCGCGGCAAGGGTGACTCTGCGCGGGTTCGCACTTGCTGTCCACGACAAACCTGGTGTCGCCGATGCGTGCGTGTCGCTACAGGATCGTTTCGACGCGGACGTAAATATCTTGTTGTGTGCGGCCTATTTGGGCGCTGTTCGCGGGCGGTCAGTCTCGTCCGACGAGGTCGCCGCAGCGCGCGGCAGAATCGACGCGTGGCATCGCGATGTCGTGCGTCCGCTGCGTGCAGCCCGCCGCCTGCTCAAGACGGGTCCCCCGCCTGCGCCGAACCCGCAAACCGACGAGGTGCGACGGGAAGTGGCAAAGGCGGAGCTCGATGCGGAGTTGGTCGAACTCGACGTCCTCGGCGACTGGGCCGCCGGATTCGGTGACTCATCCAGCGCGGGCACCCGATCCGAACTCGCAAGGACGGCAATGGAAGTGGCTCTGCGGTCTTATTCCAACGCGGTCCTGAGCGAGGACGACCGCAACGCCCTGGCGGTCATCGCCGATACCGCGGCCCGATGCGATGAGGTGGCGTCGTGA
- a CDS encoding UbiD family decarboxylase — MPFQDFREFLDALRAHGELIDVERPVALELEVAKAMRKSASVAGPAVVFTNNGTQFPLVGGVYNSNAKALIAYDCDQDSVFDEIVTRLKVRIPPKNVDDGPVHENIILGDDIDLSILPVPRYSPDDGGPYITPGFVVSHDPETGVPDIGHYRCEIIDHKTMSLMAAPSHRFAKNQAKALRMGHKTFRAALVIGVDPMIAYTCPIQVPEDTNDWEVAGGMRGEAVELVRCRTNDVSVPAHAEVVIEFEVDFTQTVSEGPLGEYTGYYTPASPKPVVRPTAITHRNGAYFQALLTGRPTTENHILKQLSFEASFYDMFREQFPTVTAVAIPPSGGVYFRLVIAMRPRYAGEARSALIAAMGSNLRPKTVIVVDPDIDVHDSEQVEWALAFRTQPARDVIIVDDLPGGPLDPTADESLPADRRTGSAIGIDATYPYGTVVKQVGDLCGPASEEHGGRVVEVADVPGWRDYAFPELDGR; from the coding sequence GTGCCGTTCCAAGATTTTCGTGAGTTCCTGGACGCTCTGCGGGCCCACGGTGAGCTCATCGATGTGGAGCGGCCGGTAGCTCTGGAACTCGAAGTGGCCAAGGCGATGCGCAAGAGCGCGTCGGTGGCCGGTCCGGCGGTCGTGTTCACCAACAACGGCACACAGTTCCCGCTCGTGGGCGGTGTCTACAACTCGAACGCCAAGGCGCTTATCGCATATGACTGCGATCAGGACAGCGTTTTCGACGAGATCGTGACGCGACTGAAAGTCCGTATTCCCCCGAAGAACGTCGACGACGGTCCCGTACACGAGAACATCATCCTCGGCGATGACATCGACCTGTCGATTCTGCCCGTCCCGCGATACAGCCCCGACGACGGCGGTCCCTACATCACCCCGGGATTCGTCGTCAGTCACGACCCCGAGACCGGTGTCCCGGACATCGGCCACTACCGCTGCGAGATCATCGACCACAAGACGATGTCGTTGATGGCCGCTCCCAGCCACCGATTTGCGAAGAATCAAGCCAAGGCACTGCGGATGGGGCACAAGACATTTCGTGCTGCCCTCGTCATCGGTGTCGACCCCATGATCGCGTACACCTGCCCAATCCAGGTTCCCGAGGACACCAACGACTGGGAGGTCGCCGGCGGTATGCGCGGCGAGGCGGTCGAGCTCGTCAGATGCCGCACGAACGACGTGTCGGTGCCCGCACACGCTGAGGTGGTCATCGAGTTCGAGGTCGACTTCACACAGACGGTCAGCGAAGGGCCGCTGGGCGAGTACACCGGCTACTACACGCCCGCCTCGCCGAAACCCGTTGTCCGGCCGACCGCCATCACCCATCGCAACGGTGCGTACTTCCAGGCACTGCTGACCGGAAGGCCCACCACCGAGAACCACATCCTCAAGCAGCTGTCGTTCGAGGCGTCGTTCTACGACATGTTCCGCGAACAATTCCCGACCGTCACGGCGGTGGCTATCCCACCGTCAGGCGGCGTCTACTTCCGGTTGGTCATCGCCATGCGTCCGCGCTACGCAGGCGAAGCCCGAAGTGCGCTCATCGCGGCGATGGGAAGCAACCTGCGACCGAAGACCGTGATCGTGGTCGACCCCGACATCGATGTGCACGACTCCGAACAGGTCGAGTGGGCCTTGGCTTTCCGCACCCAGCCGGCGCGGGACGTGATCATCGTCGACGACCTGCCCGGCGGACCGCTTGACCCGACCGCCGACGAGTCGCTGCCGGCGGATCGTCGCACCGGGTCGGCGATCGGCATCGACGCGACCTATCCGTACGGCACCGTGGTCAAGCAGGTGGGCGACCTGTGCGGGCCGGCGTCGGAGGAGCACGGCGGGAGGGTCGTCGAGGTGGCTGACGTACCCGGCTGGCGCGACTATGCGTTTCCAGAACTCGACGGTAGGTAG
- a CDS encoding SRPBCC family protein, with protein sequence MPEIEHELNIDATREQVFAALTTLQGVKGWHTPSATGSGAVGSEWVFSFADHPDFGWEVVTSDAPNRVVWRCTRGPGDSVGTTATFSLAATEDGRTLVEHVHAGWPGTHGNFRKCNTTWGVLLHHLRDYVETGDAAPAFE encoded by the coding sequence GTGCCCGAGATCGAACACGAGCTCAACATCGACGCCACTCGCGAGCAGGTCTTCGCCGCACTGACCACACTTCAGGGAGTGAAGGGCTGGCACACCCCATCGGCAACCGGTAGCGGCGCCGTCGGAAGCGAATGGGTGTTTTCCTTCGCTGACCACCCCGACTTCGGTTGGGAGGTGGTCACTTCGGACGCGCCCAACCGTGTCGTCTGGCGCTGTACCCGGGGACCGGGTGATTCGGTCGGCACGACGGCGACGTTCTCGCTGGCCGCCACCGAGGACGGCCGCACCCTTGTCGAACACGTGCATGCGGGCTGGCCGGGAACCCACGGCAACTTCCGCAAGTGCAACACGACGTGGGGAGTGCTGCTGCACCATCTGCGCGACTACGTCGAAACCGGCGACGCCGCACCGGCATTCGAGTAA
- a CDS encoding UbiD family decarboxylase, giving the protein MPQQSLSDFVEDMEKAGMLVRVKEEKRVDELPAVMEAHPLTAVLVEKVTDCEFQFLANAYSNQDQTAWALGCEKSETGRRMVELGKGRVKPEIVDTAPCKEVILTGDDVDLTRLPLFLHHDRDGHAYTNDNLVVTKHPDTGVYDWGIYRSMFRTKTEKMFDMTCTSHRARLNAQAAQAKGQNLELAIVLGGPLVDKVAALTGVPPGTDDFEVLGSFYGHPAKLVKCETIDLLVPANAEIVIECELMATEGLTHDEGPYGEFTGMYGGGIKANFRAVVKAMTFRKGGIFQHATIGGNHPWYTDNMLQLPMIESDLYNGLAMAGIDVKEVRAPLGGLSNIAYAKINPRGAGDSKQALGVMLTCSKQGLPKIAMVFDEDVDIWDDNAVQFAMAFRYMPHLDTVTLPNGNTMTVDPMIAEDAAPGTSSKIGLDCTIPMSPKFNSTHFDRSTVFELGDPPPGIMAMTEDELTADMEALIGQAPRTWKEILQHYNGQPYKVVYGAFSNLRPRLGRCNDAPWYRYTFSDSDFAVDAPEREPSNFDPRHGV; this is encoded by the coding sequence GTGCCGCAACAGAGCCTCAGTGACTTCGTCGAAGACATGGAGAAGGCGGGCATGCTTGTCCGCGTCAAGGAGGAGAAGCGGGTCGACGAGCTGCCGGCGGTGATGGAAGCTCATCCGCTCACCGCTGTCCTGGTGGAGAAGGTCACCGACTGCGAGTTCCAGTTCCTGGCCAACGCCTACTCCAACCAGGACCAGACGGCGTGGGCGCTCGGCTGTGAGAAGAGCGAGACCGGCCGCCGGATGGTCGAACTCGGTAAAGGTCGGGTCAAACCGGAGATCGTCGACACCGCGCCGTGCAAAGAGGTCATCCTCACCGGCGACGACGTCGACCTGACGCGACTGCCATTGTTCCTGCACCATGACCGCGACGGTCATGCCTACACCAACGACAACCTGGTGGTGACCAAGCACCCGGACACCGGTGTCTACGACTGGGGCATCTACCGCAGCATGTTCCGGACCAAGACCGAGAAGATGTTCGACATGACTTGCACGTCGCACCGCGCACGCCTGAATGCCCAAGCGGCACAAGCCAAGGGGCAAAATCTCGAGCTTGCGATCGTGCTTGGCGGACCACTGGTGGACAAAGTGGCGGCGCTGACCGGAGTGCCGCCGGGGACCGACGACTTCGAGGTGCTCGGCAGCTTTTACGGCCATCCCGCCAAGCTCGTCAAGTGCGAGACCATCGACCTATTGGTGCCCGCCAACGCCGAGATCGTGATCGAGTGCGAGCTGATGGCCACCGAGGGGCTGACCCACGATGAAGGGCCGTACGGTGAGTTCACCGGCATGTACGGCGGTGGCATCAAGGCCAACTTCCGCGCCGTCGTCAAGGCGATGACGTTTCGCAAGGGCGGCATCTTCCAGCACGCCACGATCGGTGGCAATCACCCTTGGTACACCGACAACATGCTGCAGCTGCCCATGATCGAGTCCGACCTGTACAACGGGCTCGCCATGGCGGGTATCGATGTCAAAGAAGTTCGCGCGCCGCTGGGCGGGCTGTCGAACATCGCCTACGCAAAGATCAATCCACGAGGGGCGGGAGATTCCAAGCAGGCGCTCGGCGTGATGCTGACGTGCTCGAAACAAGGCTTGCCGAAGATCGCGATGGTGTTCGACGAGGACGTCGACATCTGGGACGACAACGCCGTGCAGTTCGCGATGGCGTTCCGGTACATGCCGCACTTGGACACCGTGACGCTTCCCAACGGGAACACGATGACGGTGGACCCGATGATCGCCGAGGACGCCGCGCCCGGCACCTCGTCGAAAATCGGTCTGGACTGCACCATTCCCATGAGCCCCAAGTTCAACTCCACCCACTTCGATCGCAGCACGGTGTTCGAACTCGGCGATCCGCCGCCGGGGATTATGGCGATGACCGAGGACGAGCTGACCGCGGACATGGAAGCACTCATCGGGCAGGCGCCACGGACCTGGAAAGAGATCCTTCAGCACTACAACGGCCAGCCCTACAAGGTGGTCTATGGCGCCTTCAGCAATCTGCGGCCTCGGCTCGGCCGCTGCAACGACGCCCCCTGGTATCGATACACATTCTCCGACAGCGATTTCGCCGTCGACGCGCCGGAACGGGAACCATCGAATTTCGATCCGCGACATGGCGTGTAG
- a CDS encoding universal stress protein codes for MSGYTTIVVGTDGSDSSLRAVEKAGQIAAGSGATVVVATAYFPQSEDQRAADVLKDEGYKMSGNAPIYAILREAKERAQQAGAKTVEEKAIVGAPVDALVDLAEEVKADLLVVGNVGLSTIAGRLLGSVPANVARRSKTDVLIVHTTP; via the coding sequence ATGAGCGGCTACACGACCATCGTGGTCGGCACGGACGGATCGGATTCGTCGCTGCGCGCGGTGGAGAAGGCCGGCCAGATCGCCGCCGGGTCAGGCGCGACGGTCGTCGTGGCGACGGCGTACTTCCCCCAGAGCGAAGACCAGCGCGCGGCCGACGTGCTCAAGGACGAGGGCTACAAGATGTCGGGCAACGCCCCCATCTACGCGATTCTGCGCGAGGCGAAGGAGCGTGCCCAGCAGGCGGGCGCCAAGACCGTCGAGGAGAAGGCGATCGTCGGCGCACCCGTCGACGCTCTTGTAGATCTCGCCGAAGAGGTCAAGGCCGATCTTCTCGTCGTCGGAAACGTGGGCCTGTCCACGATCGCGGGCCGGCTGCTGGGCTCCGTCCCCGCCAACGTCGCACGCCGGTCCAAGACCGACGTGCTGATCGTGCACACCACGCCGTAA
- a CDS encoding fructose bisphosphate aldolase — MNQDQLKKAQSGAGFIAALDQSGGSTPKALKLYGISEDAYSGDEQMFDLVHEMRTRIITSPAFDGDRIMGAILFEMTMDRQIEGRPTADYLWNVKNIVPFLKIDKGLNDEQDGAQTMKPMPGLDDLLDRAVANGVFGTKERSVIKLPGAGLDAVVAQQFEVGRQVLAKGLVPIIEPEVDIKSPKKAEAEEQLKAALLAGVNALGDDQKVMLKLTLPDTDNLYKELVDHPKVLRVVALSGGYARDEACEKLARNTGVIASFSRALTEGLTAQQSDEEFNATLDQAIASIAKASAT, encoded by the coding sequence GTGAATCAGGATCAATTGAAGAAGGCTCAAAGCGGTGCCGGTTTCATCGCCGCGCTTGACCAGAGTGGCGGCAGCACTCCCAAGGCGCTGAAGCTGTACGGCATCAGCGAGGACGCCTACTCCGGTGACGAGCAGATGTTCGACCTGGTCCACGAGATGCGTACCCGCATCATCACCAGCCCCGCCTTCGACGGCGATCGCATCATGGGCGCGATCCTGTTCGAGATGACGATGGACCGCCAGATCGAGGGTCGTCCGACCGCCGACTACCTGTGGAACGTCAAGAACATCGTGCCGTTCCTCAAGATCGACAAGGGCCTGAACGACGAGCAGGACGGCGCGCAGACCATGAAGCCGATGCCCGGCCTCGATGATCTGCTGGACCGCGCCGTGGCCAACGGCGTGTTCGGCACCAAGGAGCGCTCGGTCATCAAGCTGCCCGGCGCGGGCCTGGACGCCGTGGTCGCCCAGCAGTTCGAGGTGGGCCGGCAGGTCCTCGCGAAGGGCCTGGTGCCGATCATCGAGCCCGAGGTCGACATCAAGAGCCCGAAGAAGGCCGAAGCCGAAGAGCAGCTCAAGGCCGCACTGTTGGCCGGCGTCAACGCGCTCGGCGACGACCAGAAGGTCATGCTCAAGCTGACGCTGCCCGACACCGACAACCTCTACAAGGAGCTTGTCGATCACCCCAAGGTGCTACGTGTCGTGGCGCTGTCCGGTGGTTACGCTCGCGACGAGGCCTGCGAGAAGCTGGCCCGCAACACCGGCGTCATCGCGAGCTTCTCGCGCGCGCTGACCGAGGGTCTGACCGCGCAGCAGAGCGACGAGGAATTCAACGCAACCCTGGATCAGGCGATCGCGAGCATCGCCAAGGCTTCCGCTACCTGA
- a CDS encoding cytochrome P450, producing MTSILHRTPIARRENGVPPPDVPLADIDLASLEFWERDDDIRDGAFATLRRESPITRFEVAEFPGFPAGAGHWALTRFDDIHHASRHPEIFSSIPTSTSLNEVPPEVAEFTGSMINLDDPRHTWLRKIVNRAFTPKVLARIEGSVRDRARTIVTNMVANHRDGRADFVAEAAGLLPLQVICDMMGIPAEDEAKVFHWTNVMLGFGDDEVSGDFDTVMAVVNEIVAYAMGLAEERRANPGDDLTTSLVQAEVDGARLTSSEYASFFILLSAAGNETTRNAISHGMVALSRYPEERERWWNDFDGVAATAVEEIVRWASPVIFMRRNLTQDIELRGVEMKSGDKVSLWYNSGNRDEAKFANPWLFDVTRDPNPHIGYGGGGAHFCLGANLARREIRVMFEELRRQIPDVVAIEEPAILHSAFIHGIKRLPVAWTA from the coding sequence ATGACGTCGATACTGCACCGCACGCCGATCGCACGCCGCGAGAACGGCGTACCGCCGCCGGACGTGCCTCTGGCCGACATCGACCTCGCATCGCTGGAGTTCTGGGAGCGCGACGACGACATACGCGACGGAGCGTTCGCCACCTTGCGGCGCGAGTCGCCGATCACCCGCTTCGAGGTAGCGGAGTTCCCGGGTTTCCCGGCCGGCGCAGGCCACTGGGCCCTGACCAGGTTCGACGACATCCACCACGCCAGTCGTCACCCCGAGATCTTCAGTTCCATCCCGACCAGCACGTCGCTGAACGAGGTGCCGCCGGAGGTCGCCGAGTTCACCGGATCGATGATCAACCTCGACGATCCCCGACACACTTGGCTGCGCAAGATCGTCAATCGGGCGTTCACGCCCAAGGTGCTGGCCCGCATCGAAGGCAGCGTGCGCGACCGGGCGCGCACGATCGTGACGAACATGGTTGCCAACCATCGCGATGGCAGGGCCGACTTCGTCGCCGAGGCTGCGGGACTGCTGCCGTTGCAGGTGATCTGCGACATGATGGGTATCCCTGCAGAGGACGAGGCAAAGGTCTTCCACTGGACCAACGTGATGTTGGGCTTCGGTGACGACGAAGTGTCGGGAGATTTCGACACAGTCATGGCGGTAGTGAACGAGATCGTGGCTTACGCCATGGGTCTCGCCGAGGAACGGCGAGCCAATCCCGGCGACGACCTCACCACCAGTTTGGTGCAGGCCGAGGTCGACGGGGCGCGGCTCACGTCAAGCGAATACGCATCGTTCTTCATCCTGCTGTCGGCCGCCGGCAACGAGACCACGCGCAACGCCATCAGTCACGGCATGGTGGCACTATCCCGCTACCCCGAGGAACGGGAGAGGTGGTGGAACGACTTCGACGGGGTGGCCGCCACTGCCGTGGAAGAGATCGTCCGCTGGGCGTCTCCGGTTATCTTCATGCGGCGCAACCTAACTCAGGACATCGAGCTACGCGGCGTCGAGATGAAGTCGGGAGACAAGGTATCCCTGTGGTACAACTCGGGTAACCGTGACGAGGCCAAGTTCGCCAATCCATGGCTGTTCGATGTGACGCGGGATCCTAACCCGCACATCGGATATGGCGGCGGTGGCGCCCACTTCTGCCTGGGGGCGAATCTGGCGCGACGCGAGATTCGGGTGATGTTCGAAGAGTTGCGTCGCCAAATACCCGACGTGGTCGCCATCGAGGAACCCGCGATCCTGCACTCGGCGTTCATTCACGGCATCAAGCGGTTACCGGTCGCCTGGACGGCCTGA
- a CDS encoding alpha/beta fold hydrolase has product MGLPALVLVHGGGFAADCWEPTIDVIRILEPELKVLTVDLPGRGNKGGDLITACIDGWVDSVVSDIENAALDDLVIVGHSLAGVTVPGVVTKLGSARVREMILATAQVPTNGSALVDTFSGALSWYARRTAKRNVQKSRSLRPGGLPTALARFVFCNGMTSAQRRFTLAGSCQESPSIMIEKVDRSGMPDEVPRTWILTRRDRAVSMKIQRECIAALGGVQTLIEIDTCHMLMVSEPERLAEILIGRCRLYEQPRP; this is encoded by the coding sequence ATGGGATTGCCCGCATTGGTTCTCGTGCACGGAGGCGGGTTCGCCGCTGATTGTTGGGAGCCAACCATCGACGTGATCCGCATCCTGGAGCCGGAACTAAAGGTGCTCACCGTTGATTTGCCGGGTCGGGGAAATAAAGGCGGTGACCTGATCACGGCTTGTATCGATGGGTGGGTCGATTCGGTGGTGTCTGACATCGAGAATGCTGCGCTCGACGACCTCGTGATCGTCGGCCATTCGCTGGCGGGGGTGACCGTCCCCGGTGTTGTCACCAAGCTTGGCTCGGCGCGCGTGCGGGAGATGATCTTGGCCACCGCGCAAGTACCAACCAACGGCAGCGCCCTGGTGGACACGTTTTCCGGGGCGCTGAGCTGGTACGCACGTCGCACCGCGAAACGTAATGTGCAGAAATCCCGTTCATTACGCCCGGGAGGTTTGCCTACTGCGTTGGCGAGGTTTGTATTCTGCAACGGAATGACTTCTGCACAGCGCAGGTTCACGCTGGCTGGGTCCTGTCAGGAATCACCCTCAATAATGATTGAAAAAGTTGACCGCAGTGGTATGCCCGACGAGGTGCCACGTACATGGATACTCACTCGGCGTGATCGCGCCGTCTCGATGAAGATTCAACGCGAGTGCATCGCCGCGCTTGGCGGAGTGCAGACCCTCATTGAGATCGACACCTGCCACATGCTGATGGTGAGCGAACCTGAACGGCTGGCAGAGATCCTCATCGGGCGTTGCCGTTTGTACGAACAGCCCAGGCCCTGA
- a CDS encoding amino acid aminotransferase: MATTVDTPPTDPETAALDYLVRIGEAVPKATALAGVLRDLAGVLHVEGALSDLTAMADARVAAATRPARPTIPSPRSGSAPPRSVPGAGTAPIPTGSPRRSTAPQPCWT; encoded by the coding sequence ATGGCGACCACCGTCGACACCCCGCCCACCGATCCCGAAACCGCGGCGCTGGACTACCTCGTTCGCATCGGCGAAGCCGTTCCCAAAGCGACGGCCCTCGCCGGTGTGTTGCGCGACCTCGCCGGCGTCTTGCACGTTGAGGGCGCGCTGTCCGACCTGACCGCGATGGCCGACGCGCGCGTCGCTGCCGCGACGCGGCCTGCACGGCCGACGATCCCGTCACCGCGCTCAGGATCCGCGCCGCCGCGATCCGTGCCGGGTGCTGGGACTGCGCCAATCCCGACGGGCTCGCCCAGGCGCTCGACGGCGCCGCAACCGTGCTGGACGTGA
- a CDS encoding MBL fold metallo-hydrolase, protein MTVVDDNYTGHVEAQTAARRTLPGASIVKVSVGPMDNNAYLVTCSQTCETLLIDAANDPEILLELIERFAPKLSLIVTSHQHFDHVQALEQVARSTGAPTAAHQLDAEALPVKPDRILAQGDTIKVGDLTFDVIHLQGHTPGSVALALVGADEATHLFTGDCLFPGGPGRTTRPEDFDSLMSGLETKVFDRFNDATVVYPGHGDDTTLGAERPHLAEWRERGW, encoded by the coding sequence ATGACCGTCGTCGACGACAACTACACCGGACATGTCGAAGCGCAGACAGCAGCTCGACGCACCCTTCCGGGTGCATCGATCGTCAAGGTTTCGGTGGGCCCGATGGATAACAACGCCTACCTGGTGACGTGTTCCCAGACCTGCGAGACGCTACTCATCGACGCGGCCAACGACCCCGAAATCCTGCTCGAACTCATCGAGCGGTTCGCGCCGAAGCTGTCCCTGATCGTCACCAGCCACCAGCATTTCGACCACGTGCAGGCGCTCGAGCAGGTGGCCAGGAGCACCGGCGCGCCGACGGCGGCTCATCAACTCGACGCCGAGGCGCTGCCGGTCAAGCCCGACCGGATCCTCGCCCAGGGCGACACCATCAAGGTCGGCGACCTGACTTTCGACGTCATCCACCTGCAGGGTCACACCCCGGGTTCGGTGGCGCTCGCGCTCGTCGGAGCGGACGAGGCGACACACCTGTTCACCGGCGACTGCCTGTTCCCGGGCGGTCCTGGACGTACAACACGCCCGGAAGATTTCGACTCGCTGATGAGCGGCCTTGAAACCAAGGTGTTCGACCGCTTCAACGACGCGACCGTGGTCTACCCCGGCCACGGCGACGACACCACCCTAGGCGCCGAGCGCCCGCACCTGGCCGAGTGGCGCGAGCGCGGCTGGTAG